A genomic region of Glycine max cultivar Williams 82 chromosome 15, Glycine_max_v4.0, whole genome shotgun sequence contains the following coding sequences:
- the LOC100526988 gene encoding uncharacterized protein LOC100526988, whose amino-acid sequence MGTSLLRSHDCLQGHHDALSPTPSSIRSQRNPNPSPNPYQTRRRRLHDGDRSGMVVKGPSANLVMGHVKILKRGETLSAETRGGDDEGFDLVLGSTNRLGPDPSSVPVPGFLAMRR is encoded by the coding sequence ATGGGAACCTCTCTTCTCCGCTCCCACGATTGTCTTCAAGGCCACCACGATGCCTTGTCCCCAACTCCATCTTCCATCAGATCACAAAGAAACCCTAACCCTAGCCCCAACCCTTACCAGACTCGCCGGCGGAGGCTCCACGACGGCGACCGCTCCGGCATGGTGGTGAAAGGCCCCAGCGCGAACCTCGTCATGGGCCATGTCAAGATCCTCAAGAGAGGCGAGACGCTCAGCGCCGAGACCCGCGGCGGCGACGACGAAGGTTTCGATTTGGTTTTGGGATCCACGAACCGGTTGGGTCCCGATCCGAGTTCCGTTCCGGTCCCTGGGTTCCTCGCTATGAGGCGGTGA